A DNA window from Arachis duranensis cultivar V14167 chromosome 3, aradu.V14167.gnm2.J7QH, whole genome shotgun sequence contains the following coding sequences:
- the LOC107482100 gene encoding cold shock domain-containing protein 3-like, with protein MEEAEKPITSVTMAVMVAAKCGEFGNMTRDCSGGGDDGEFGNMKRDYNKGGGNDSGYYRCGEVGHLARDCNRKGSLGASRNGGKSICFNCGKSRHFLLLQRILTVEEKEEGQSI; from the coding sequence ATGGAAGAGGCGGAAAAGCCTATTACCAGTGTGACAATGGCAGTTATGGTGGCGGCTAAGTGCGGCGAGTTCGGGAACATGACGAGAGATTGCAGTGGAGGTGGCGACGACGGTGAGTTTGGGAACATGAAAAGGGACTACAACAAAGGTGGCGGTAACGATAGTGGTTACTATAGGTGTGGTGAGGTTGGTCACTTGGCTAGGGATTGCAACAGAAAAGGTAGTTTAGGTGCTAGTAGAAATGGTGGAAAGAGCATCTGCTTCAATTGTGGGAAGTCTAGGCATTTTTTACTTTTGCAGAGAATTTTGACggtggaggagaaggaggaggggCAGTCCATATAG